A stretch of the Fusobacterium varium genome encodes the following:
- a CDS encoding putative autotransporter, translating to MRKNDIEKSLKRFLKRKVSYSLSLLIAFMITGGISLGAGITAEEIQETKSDLLTRIQTEREEIRRKIEENERLIKEYNSDFVELVRKGDFYSKPTFNSTQVFFSYQHLDNGTMKNKTISEFSETIDAINKHYGTKSGRSLLKSSGNIGVDKILEGNGVAVDNEVFREEIEVGANIKPIQPDLPVVNPNISVTVSAPTVNLGALPGTVTPTIVGIPTITAPVVVTPTAPAGVSVTVTTPSAVEKITVTAPTITTPIVPIDKTITVAAPIAPDGYTPSVIPVPNKPATPATPAISVLVPLNLTFNGTGFGQPTTVSMPRSNIIAQNYASYDTGGATLNITSGTGGTSWSGATMTVAGGSTLTPSNTGSNLNAFISDVLNHDAVINGSYNMTRDDGGNGTIMFLSLNPYEVGRGGTTINRTYTFAGTLTLNGHNNPSSAKSLVGFEHQLLRGGGGGGEFSTSSTSILENTGTIILNSGYNMVGIMIDTEYNESAIAGSAFTTQPQTKNSGNIIINGKQSIGIDYGYYYSARPNSIVSLGNITINGEDNYGFRMKNYFSSNNFYYDSTNITGSNGTITVAGKKNIGIAIAQGTSSGDPISRVTGLNILVNGEENVGFFRNVTTATNTNDMVLNNTTINSLNFGANAKKSTLVRSDQNAVQLNKNITVTSGLTGNSFAQASGTGTIKNTAILQSNLNEFTGLIANGSGASITNSGTIEITGNNNKNIGLATVSNGVGSNNGTVKVLGTGNNKSGIYNTGTFAISNGSNIEVTGESSSGIYNSNTVNISGTVALKGTGGTTGIYSDGGTTTSTSGNTLTISIDDTSNPATKGLAIYAEGAATVTLGAAKIEVKEGAAGVAAFGAGTNISLIGSELKYSGEGYAAYSDGNGTINLTNASLELSGKATGVELDLLAPKVTLNGTTITMMSNDATVANLKNATGLLSNSLKATVETNLGAGVTIVDGTSGLITFDKYKIATVDGGDLTIDANMDKYSQNDTTTGYFYSRRFLGQRLDLTVDTGITVTSSTDTAYATTYFNNQVVGLEMNSSVSAASATDAQINLLTNSKVIADRTDSGNGAIGLYINFGKIDIAVGAEVEVEKVTGGGNTVNDKAVGVYAVNGSTVLNAGDIKVGGNQSIGILGMAYREQPVGTPIVDEFGTVGIFTAQGKADITNTNKITLDGTGAVGIYAYNNNASGTEADVTVTNTAAGEIKVGHSSGANAAIGIYGDKATISNQGKVSVGDGGVAIYAKNGTKVTNLGTLDLGADAIGVMLDETSDLTATAVTVTSNNTGTLGKTVIFFKGSGTGTRNINTTVNASALDKGTAVYAEDISIISSGALNIGTSGIGIYVKGSTANTGTNKGTITLGTGKTGAVGMYTKTANILNDTGTGVIDVNDSTQIGMYAEGTNVKAINKGTINLNVDGTTGIYVKSGAVTELDIGNTIVFNGKSSVGVFAENSSVDFKDSLTLSSTNENKNIYVYGKGATVGIDLGKIVTVDGVAAAVTPGNKTVGIYLENAGTASIFNGTAGQLAVIKEAVGIYSKGNNTLNVNVTATGDKTTGVFIDGASTISGTVTAKGTSSAGAVGVYGSGGIVTIDAGGLALNTDTGRGTGMYLTDGASAGGGIITVNNTAAGTKNIGVYYSKGTASGTVTNSSAVSLIGSESIGIYAADGITLVNNANITSTLGQSDSIASYVGGGSQLTSTGTITMNDNDSIGIYAEEGKGINSGTILMNGTPSVPTKSVVGMVAEAKAGKTAAAENAAGGTISAGANLGMYIGGAGISSGTNAGTITTTTGTGVYIDGAANSFNGTGGTINSNAVGIYLKNTGANKVTAGTLNIASGGVGVFGENADIDFAVNVAGTGAVGVAAKGTSVISGNIATGQDSVGVYVLDNSVSFTGANITTGTNSVNSSIGILLNSAVGTYTMSNVTVSAQNGVGIYLDGTAPGINLTHSGTVNTVGGIGIYVDNGTTLTTGTSVLNINGGTGVYVAGGTANLGTGGSLTFNFLSGGGIGVFNNGGTMNLGANINVTGSGSLAATTNGSLSSSGNLSIGEGATGLMGLYDAGLTAAHSVNNAGTITAASGGIGLAAVKGATNPTFPVTINNTGTINASGVSTANTPSIGIYTDIADVVNTGNINVGSKGIGIYSANNGILTSVQNNNMTMTGTEGIGVYIKGATNGLTANNIASTGSRNTGVVLEGVAGTVNVGTIALGNESVGVFVTGTAASTIDGTITTGNGSSSKSAIGIVAENGANMTLAGTATISTGANGIGVYAQGAGTTVTVSNTANITVGTEGIYMYSNNAALNFSGNITANDQIGIVADGGTINAIGASTITVQNGGIGAYVKGAAPAFGTTTIAVQAGTSSKYSMGVYYDGVAALGTAPVITQTGSYTIGMVLNNSTGTTAGGISIGSSTENNQVGIMAKGNSNLTVAGTVSISGGDNNIGVYGEDSIVTINGNVTVGDSSSCVNKSTSSIGVSLNGGSYVGTGNITAGDYSIGVFGKGMTAGSVIKQGTGTQTMTVGKDGLGIYGEGTGGTITADMSNIIVGTDNAIGVYAKGMDSIVTGNMGIGANTSIGIVSEGDGNVTYTGAMTIDNKVSAASVGIYKILGNGIITTSSGNWNIGDSGYGIYLQQAIITRNAAGDIVSSTMTSNSAAVINNADMTLGTSSVGIYSNGANTVTNTGNIIVGATDLGPSLNHNKADEHLNSIGMYLLGGTTATSSGTITVNHDHSVGVYGEGTGTRFTNTGTINIDNGAVGILVRDGAVAVNAAGANINLGGTLATCGATTVGMAAYSGARIENAGTITVNEGVGMLIGVGSTFTNTGTIFVNNGIGIEGPGGVVNTGNIVVTGTGTAVGATGLATAQVGAVEIKPDGTIKINGNYTSIGGTLTTAGAIIVDGAYVDVTTGTPLFNAHSVSGEVRLLSNFASTGNGISYEIDGFVNTAMGTITGTKLTPVTSPLFVAKVTNTGSLVIAKRPYADLTIGEQFDAMDKGLDNILKNSGGYGKDADILKGLNEYLDGLPADQFESETSKKLAEFRGDIYATIQGRMQDINQAFTNSFYELESSYNLTKDSSKYSVIYTDGKYKDNTLGIDDYDYKVMGLLYMKEKEGAEYGTKYGYTLGFAGSKFDFDDGGSKEDVYSLRVGVHRVKRLSDENKLSWLTRLDLGYNRHIAKRKLNLQETYENKGEYNTYSVSLDNRLIKTLYTDLSRELDVYGILDLEYGKIDDFKESAGSKGGLEVQIKDNDYFSAQVGAGVKASQRIYAGNDISVKATADAKYLYELGENYDRNKARLKNGDEGYYSLIKPEEREGKVVGTIGLTVEKANHMGVTFEVSAADESHKKDTSIKYAVKFNYKF from the coding sequence ATGAGAAAAAATGACATTGAAAAATCTCTAAAGAGATTTTTGAAGAGAAAAGTCAGTTATTCTCTTTCGCTTTTGATAGCCTTCATGATAACAGGAGGAATATCTTTAGGTGCAGGAATAACAGCAGAGGAAATACAGGAAACTAAAAGCGATCTTTTAACTAGAATTCAGACAGAGCGCGAAGAAATAAGAAGAAAAATAGAAGAAAATGAAAGATTGATAAAAGAATACAACTCAGATTTTGTGGAACTTGTAAGAAAGGGAGATTTTTACTCTAAGCCAACATTCAATAGTACACAAGTATTTTTTTCATATCAGCATTTAGATAATGGAACTATGAAAAATAAAACTATAAGCGAATTTTCAGAAACAATTGATGCAATAAACAAGCATTATGGAACAAAGAGTGGAAGAAGTCTGCTTAAATCAAGTGGCAATATTGGTGTTGACAAAATACTTGAAGGAAATGGAGTAGCAGTAGATAATGAAGTATTCAGAGAAGAAATTGAAGTAGGAGCAAATATAAAACCGATACAGCCAGATTTACCAGTAGTAAATCCAAATATATCAGTGACAGTATCAGCACCTACAGTTAATTTAGGAGCACTTCCGGGAACAGTAACACCAACAATAGTTGGAATCCCCACAATAACAGCTCCTGTTGTAGTAACTCCAACAGCTCCAGCAGGTGTATCAGTAACAGTAACGACACCTAGTGCAGTAGAAAAAATAACAGTAACAGCACCAACAATAACAACACCAATTGTACCAATTGATAAAACAATAACAGTTGCTGCACCAATAGCACCAGATGGTTATACACCTTCAGTAATTCCAGTTCCTAATAAGCCTGCAACACCTGCAACACCTGCAATTTCAGTTTTAGTACCATTAAATTTGACTTTTAATGGTACAGGGTTTGGGCAGCCTACAACAGTATCTATGCCCCGTTCAAATATAATTGCACAAAATTATGCTTCATATGATACTGGAGGAGCAACTTTAAATATAACAAGTGGAACTGGAGGAACTTCATGGTCTGGAGCAACTATGACAGTTGCTGGAGGAAGTACATTGACTCCTTCAAATACAGGATCAAATTTAAATGCATTCATAAGTGATGTTTTAAATCATGATGCAGTAATTAATGGAAGCTATAATATGACAAGAGATGATGGCGGAAATGGAACTATAATGTTTTTAAGCTTGAACCCTTATGAAGTAGGAAGAGGCGGAACAACTATAAATAGAACATATACTTTTGCAGGAACTTTGACATTAAATGGTCATAATAATCCATCTTCTGCCAAGAGTTTAGTAGGATTTGAACACCAGCTATTAAGAGGAGGTGGAGGTGGAGGAGAATTTTCAACATCTTCAACATCTATTCTTGAAAACACTGGTACAATAATACTTAATAGTGGTTATAATATGGTTGGTATAATGATTGATACAGAGTATAATGAATCTGCTATAGCTGGAAGTGCATTTACAACACAGCCACAAACAAAAAATAGTGGGAATATTATTATAAATGGTAAACAGAGTATAGGAATAGACTATGGATATTATTATTCTGCTAGACCAAATTCTATAGTATCTTTAGGAAATATAACAATAAATGGAGAAGATAACTATGGTTTTAGAATGAAAAATTATTTTAGCAGCAATAATTTTTATTATGACTCTACTAATATTACAGGTTCAAATGGAACAATAACAGTGGCTGGAAAAAAGAATATAGGAATAGCAATAGCACAAGGTACTTCAAGTGGAGATCCTATAAGCAGAGTGACAGGATTGAATATTTTAGTAAATGGAGAAGAAAATGTAGGTTTTTTCAGAAATGTTACTACAGCTACTAATACTAATGATATGGTTTTAAATAATACAACTATAAATAGTTTAAATTTTGGAGCTAATGCTAAAAAGAGTACTTTAGTAAGAAGTGATCAAAATGCAGTTCAGTTAAATAAAAATATAACTGTAACTTCAGGTCTTACAGGAAATAGTTTTGCTCAAGCTTCAGGAACAGGAACTATTAAAAATACTGCAATATTGCAAAGTAATTTAAATGAATTTACAGGTTTGATAGCTAATGGTTCTGGAGCTTCAATTACTAACTCTGGAACAATAGAAATAACTGGAAATAATAATAAAAATATAGGGTTAGCAACTGTAAGTAATGGAGTTGGAAGTAATAACGGAACTGTAAAGGTTCTTGGAACAGGAAATAATAAATCAGGAATATATAATACAGGAACATTTGCTATTTCTAATGGAAGTAATATAGAAGTAACTGGAGAATCATCTTCTGGAATATATAATAGTAATACTGTAAATATAAGTGGAACAGTTGCTTTAAAAGGAACAGGTGGAACAACAGGAATATACAGTGATGGAGGAACAACAACATCAACTTCTGGAAATACCTTAACTATTTCAATTGATGATACATCAAATCCGGCAACAAAAGGATTAGCTATATATGCAGAGGGAGCAGCAACAGTTACTCTTGGAGCTGCTAAGATAGAAGTAAAAGAAGGAGCAGCAGGTGTAGCAGCCTTTGGTGCAGGAACAAACATCAGCCTTATAGGTTCAGAACTGAAATATTCTGGAGAGGGATATGCAGCATATTCCGATGGGAATGGAACAATCAATCTGACTAATGCCAGCCTAGAACTTTCAGGAAAAGCAACAGGAGTAGAACTTGATTTGCTTGCTCCTAAAGTAACATTAAATGGGACAACAATCACAATGATGTCAAATGATGCTACAGTGGCAAATTTAAAAAATGCTACTGGTCTTCTTTCTAACAGTTTAAAGGCTACAGTTGAAACAAATTTAGGAGCAGGAGTAACAATTGTAGATGGAACTTCTGGATTGATTACATTTGATAAATATAAAATAGCTACTGTAGATGGCGGAGATTTAACTATTGATGCCAATATGGATAAATATAGTCAAAATGATACTACTACAGGATATTTTTATTCAAGAAGATTTTTGGGGCAAAGACTTGATTTGACAGTTGATACTGGCATTACAGTGACAAGTTCAACAGATACAGCTTATGCCACAACATATTTTAATAACCAAGTGGTAGGACTTGAAATGAATTCAAGTGTTTCAGCAGCAAGTGCAACAGATGCTCAAATTAATTTACTAACTAATTCTAAAGTAATAGCAGACAGAACAGATTCAGGAAATGGTGCTATTGGTCTTTACATAAACTTTGGTAAAATAGATATAGCTGTTGGAGCAGAAGTAGAAGTAGAAAAAGTAACTGGTGGAGGAAATACTGTAAATGATAAAGCTGTAGGAGTTTATGCAGTAAATGGAAGTACAGTATTGAATGCTGGAGATATAAAAGTTGGTGGAAATCAATCTATAGGTATTTTAGGAATGGCATATAGAGAACAGCCTGTGGGAACACCTATTGTAGATGAATTTGGAACTGTAGGTATTTTTACTGCTCAGGGAAAAGCTGATATTACTAACACTAATAAAATAACTCTTGATGGTACAGGAGCTGTAGGTATTTATGCATATAACAACAATGCTTCAGGAACAGAAGCTGATGTTACTGTAACAAATACAGCAGCTGGAGAAATAAAAGTTGGACATTCCAGTGGAGCTAATGCTGCTATTGGTATCTATGGTGATAAAGCTACTATTTCTAATCAGGGAAAAGTATCTGTAGGTGATGGCGGAGTTGCCATCTATGCTAAAAATGGAACTAAAGTTACAAATCTTGGAACTCTTGACCTTGGAGCAGATGCTATTGGAGTTATGCTTGATGAAACATCAGATCTTACAGCAACTGCTGTTACTGTAACTTCAAATAATACTGGAACTCTTGGAAAAACAGTAATCTTCTTTAAAGGAAGTGGAACAGGAACTAGAAATATCAATACAACTGTAAATGCTTCTGCTTTAGATAAAGGAACTGCTGTATATGCTGAAGATATCAGTATTATTTCATCAGGAGCTTTAAATATTGGAACTTCTGGAATTGGAATATATGTTAAAGGAAGTACTGCTAATACTGGTACTAATAAAGGAACTATAACTTTAGGAACTGGTAAAACAGGTGCTGTTGGAATGTATACGAAAACTGCTAATATTCTTAATGATACTGGAACAGGAGTAATTGATGTCAATGATTCTACACAGATAGGTATGTATGCAGAAGGAACTAATGTTAAAGCAATAAACAAAGGAACAATTAATCTAAATGTAGATGGTACTACAGGAATATATGTTAAATCTGGCGCTGTAACTGAACTTGATATTGGAAACACTATAGTATTCAATGGTAAATCAAGTGTGGGAGTTTTTGCAGAAAATTCATCTGTTGATTTCAAAGATAGTCTTACTCTTTCAAGTACAAATGAAAATAAGAATATTTATGTTTATGGTAAAGGGGCCACTGTAGGAATAGATTTAGGTAAAATAGTAACTGTAGATGGGGTGGCAGCAGCAGTAACTCCTGGAAATAAAACAGTAGGAATCTATCTTGAAAATGCTGGTACTGCAAGTATATTTAATGGAACTGCAGGACAGCTTGCTGTTATAAAGGAAGCAGTGGGGATTTACTCTAAAGGAAATAATACTTTAAATGTTAATGTTACAGCAACTGGAGATAAAACAACAGGAGTATTCATAGATGGAGCATCAACTATATCTGGAACTGTGACTGCAAAAGGAACTTCTTCAGCAGGAGCAGTCGGAGTATATGGAAGTGGCGGAATTGTAACTATAGATGCAGGTGGTCTTGCCCTTAATACAGATACAGGAAGAGGAACAGGAATGTATCTTACTGATGGTGCCTCTGCAGGTGGCGGAATAATAACTGTAAATAACACAGCAGCTGGAACTAAAAATATAGGAGTTTACTACAGTAAGGGAACTGCATCAGGTACTGTAACAAATAGTTCAGCTGTTTCTCTTATTGGAAGTGAAAGTATAGGAATATATGCCGCTGATGGAATAACTTTAGTAAACAATGCCAACATAACATCAACACTTGGACAAAGTGACAGTATAGCTTCATATGTGGGAGGAGGTTCTCAGCTGACTTCAACAGGAACTATTACAATGAATGACAATGACAGTATAGGAATATATGCAGAAGAAGGTAAGGGAATCAACTCAGGAACTATCCTGATGAATGGAACACCAAGTGTGCCAACTAAATCAGTTGTAGGTATGGTTGCTGAAGCTAAAGCAGGAAAAACTGCTGCTGCAGAAAATGCTGCTGGTGGAACTATATCAGCAGGTGCTAATCTTGGAATGTATATAGGAGGAGCTGGAATAAGCTCTGGTACAAATGCTGGAACAATAACAACTACTACTGGAACAGGGGTATATATAGATGGTGCTGCAAACAGTTTCAATGGAACTGGAGGAACTATTAATTCAAATGCAGTTGGAATATACCTTAAAAATACTGGAGCAAATAAAGTAACAGCAGGAACTTTAAATATAGCTTCAGGAGGAGTTGGAGTATTTGGTGAAAATGCAGATATTGATTTTGCAGTAAATGTTGCTGGAACTGGAGCTGTTGGAGTTGCAGCTAAGGGAACTTCAGTAATTTCTGGAAATATAGCAACAGGACAGGATTCTGTTGGAGTTTATGTTCTTGACAATAGCGTTTCATTCACTGGGGCTAATATAACAACAGGTACAAATTCTGTAAATAGTTCAATAGGAATTCTTTTAAACAGCGCAGTAGGGACATATACAATGAGCAATGTAACTGTAAGCGCTCAAAATGGAGTAGGAATCTATTTAGATGGAACTGCACCAGGAATAAATCTTACTCATAGTGGAACTGTAAATACAGTTGGAGGAATAGGTATCTATGTAGACAATGGAACTACTCTTACAACAGGTACAAGTGTACTTAATATAAATGGCGGTACAGGAGTGTATGTAGCTGGAGGAACTGCTAATCTTGGAACAGGTGGAAGTCTGACATTTAACTTCCTGTCTGGAGGAGGAATAGGAGTTTTCAATAATGGCGGTACAATGAATCTTGGAGCAAATATAAATGTAACAGGATCAGGTTCACTGGCAGCTACAACAAATGGAAGTCTAAGTTCTTCTGGAAACCTAAGTATAGGAGAAGGCGCAACAGGACTTATGGGGTTATATGATGCTGGTCTTACTGCAGCGCACAGTGTAAATAATGCTGGAACAATAACAGCTGCATCAGGAGGAATAGGCCTTGCAGCAGTGAAAGGAGCAACTAATCCTACATTCCCAGTAACAATAAATAATACTGGAACTATCAATGCATCTGGTGTATCAACTGCAAATACACCATCAATAGGAATCTACACAGATATTGCAGATGTGGTAAATACAGGAAATATTAATGTAGGAAGCAAAGGAATAGGAATATACTCAGCTAATAATGGAATACTTACTTCTGTACAAAATAATAATATGACTATGACAGGAACAGAGGGAATAGGTGTATATATTAAAGGAGCAACAAATGGACTTACTGCAAATAATATAGCTTCAACAGGTTCAAGAAATACAGGGGTAGTTCTTGAGGGAGTAGCAGGAACTGTTAACGTGGGAACAATTGCTTTAGGGAATGAAAGTGTAGGAGTATTTGTAACAGGAACTGCAGCTTCAACAATAGATGGAACAATAACAACAGGTAATGGAAGTTCATCTAAGAGTGCAATAGGAATAGTAGCTGAAAATGGAGCTAATATGACTCTTGCAGGAACAGCCACAATATCAACAGGAGCTAATGGTATAGGAGTATATGCACAAGGAGCAGGAACAACAGTAACAGTTTCAAATACAGCTAATATTACAGTTGGGACAGAGGGAATATATATGTATTCTAACAATGCTGCATTGAATTTTAGTGGAAATATCACAGCTAATGATCAAATAGGAATAGTAGCTGATGGTGGAACTATTAATGCTATAGGAGCATCAACTATAACAGTTCAAAATGGTGGAATAGGAGCATATGTAAAAGGAGCTGCTCCAGCATTTGGAACAACAACAATAGCAGTACAGGCAGGAACATCATCTAAATATTCTATGGGAGTTTACTATGATGGAGTGGCAGCACTTGGAACTGCTCCAGTAATAACTCAGACAGGAAGCTATACTATTGGTATGGTATTAAACAATTCAACAGGAACTACAGCTGGAGGAATTTCTATTGGAAGTTCTACTGAAAATAACCAGGTAGGAATAATGGCAAAAGGAAATTCTAATTTAACTGTAGCAGGTACTGTGTCTATAAGCGGAGGAGATAACAATATTGGTGTATATGGAGAAGACAGTATAGTTACAATAAATGGAAATGTAACAGTTGGAGATTCTTCATCATGTGTAAATAAGTCAACATCATCAATAGGAGTTTCTTTAAATGGAGGCTCATATGTAGGAACTGGAAATATTACAGCAGGAGATTACAGTATAGGTGTCTTTGGAAAGGGAATGACAGCTGGAAGTGTAATTAAACAGGGAACTGGAACTCAAACAATGACTGTTGGAAAAGATGGTCTTGGAATCTATGGTGAAGGAACTGGAGGAACAATAACTGCTGATATGTCAAACATCATAGTGGGAACAGACAATGCAATAGGAGTATATGCTAAAGGAATGGACTCAATAGTAACAGGAAACATGGGTATTGGCGCTAATACAAGTATAGGTATTGTGAGTGAAGGTGATGGAAATGTGACATATACAGGAGCCATGACAATAGATAATAAAGTTTCTGCAGCATCAGTAGGAATCTACAAAATCCTTGGTAATGGAATAATAACAACATCATCTGGAAATTGGAATATTGGTGATAGTGGATATGGAATTTACCTGCAGCAGGCTATAATTACTAGAAATGCAGCTGGAGATATAGTTTCATCAACTATGACTTCTAATTCTGCTGCAGTTATCAACAATGCTGATATGACACTGGGAACATCATCAGTAGGAATCTATTCAAATGGAGCAAATACAGTAACAAATACTGGAAATATAATTGTAGGAGCTACTGACTTAGGGCCATCATTAAATCACAATAAAGCTGATGAGCATTTAAATTCTATAGGAATGTATTTGCTGGGAGGAACAACAGCAACAAGTTCTGGAACAATAACAGTAAATCATGATCACTCAGTAGGAGTATATGGAGAAGGAACAGGAACTAGATTTACAAATACTGGAACAATAAATATAGATAATGGAGCAGTGGGAATACTTGTAAGAGATGGAGCAGTAGCTGTCAATGCAGCAGGAGCTAACATTAATCTTGGAGGAACTCTTGCTACATGTGGAGCAACAACAGTAGGTATGGCAGCTTATTCAGGAGCAAGAATAGAAAATGCTGGAACAATAACTGTCAATGAAGGTGTTGGAATGCTTATAGGAGTAGGATCAACATTTACAAATACAGGAACAATATTTGTAAATAATGGAATAGGTATTGAAGGACCAGGAGGAGTTGTAAATACAGGAAATATAGTTGTAACAGGTACTGGAACTGCTGTAGGAGCAACAGGACTTGCAACAGCACAAGTAGGAGCTGTAGAAATCAAACCAGATGGTACTATTAAAATCAATGGAAACTATACTTCAATTGGAGGAACACTTACAACAGCTGGAGCAATAATAGTGGATGGAGCATATGTAGATGTAACAACTGGAACACCGCTATTTAATGCGCATAGTGTGAGCGGAGAAGTAAGACTGCTGTCTAATTTTGCATCAACAGGAAATGGTATCTCTTATGAGATAGATGGCTTTGTAAATACAGCAATGGGAACAATAACAGGAACTAAACTTACTCCTGTTACATCACCTTTATTTGTTGCAAAAGTTACAAATACAGGAAGTCTGGTAATAGCTAAAAGACCATATGCTGATTTAACAATAGGAGAACAGTTTGATGCTATGGACAAAGGGCTGGATAATATATTAAAGAACAGCGGTGGTTATGGTAAAGATGCAGATATATTAAAAGGGTTGAATGAATATTTAGATGGACTGCCAGCAGATCAGTTTGAAAGTGAAACTTCAAAAAAACTGGCAGAATTCAGAGGGGATATTTATGCCACTATTCAGGGAAGAATGCAGGATATCAACCAGGCATTTACTAACTCTTTCTATGAACTTGAATCATCATACAATCTGACTAAAGACAGCAGTAAATACAGTGTTATCTATACTGATGGAAAATACAAGGATAATACTTTAGGAATAGATGACTATGATTACAAGGTAATGGGACTTTTGTATATGAAAGAAAAAGAAGGGGCAGAATATGGAACTAAATATGGATATACATTAGGATTTGCCGGATCGAAGTTTGACTTTGATGATGGCGGTTCAAAAGAGGATGTATACTCATTAAGAGTTGGAGTACACAGAGTTAAGAGATTAAGCGATGAAAACAAACTTTCTTGGCTGACTAGACTGGATTTAGGATACAACAGACATATAGCTAAGAGAAAACTTAATCTTCAGGAAACATATGAAAATAAGGGAGAGTATAATACTTACTCTGTAAGTTTGGACAACAGACTTATAAAAACACTTTATACAGATTTATCAAGAGAATTAGATGTATATGGAATCCTAGATCTTGAGTATGGAAAAATAGATGACTTTAAAGAGAGCGCTGGAAGCAAAGGTGGACTTGAAGTACAGATTAAGGATAATGACTATTTCAGTGCACAGGTAGGAGCAGGAGTAAAAGCATCACAAAGAATCTATGCAGGAAATGATATATCTGTAAAAGCAACAGCAGATGCAAAATATCTGTATGAGCTTGGAGAAAATTATGACAGAAATAAGGCAAGGCTTAAAAATGGAGATGAAGGATATTATAGTTTAATCAAACCAGAAGAAAGAGAAGGAAAAGTAGTAGGAACAATAGGACTTACAGTAGAAAAAGCAAACCATATGGGTGTGACATTTGAAGTGTCAGCAGCAGATGAAAGCCATAAAAAGGATACAAGTATAAAATATGCAGTTAAATTTAACTATAAGTTCTAA
- a CDS encoding putative transposase: MFFFYDRDLLTKLAYAVNDVFKYQFHNIKAKNQRIHKISKYSSKYFTNSDIIHYGLITVIHTFGRDLKWNPHIHAIVTLGGFNKNFQFLEKKYFHVNSIAGQWKKMVIDIVKSGNYDKPEIKAKAYAAANYLYRKNTRFFFNVAKNDLNNNIYAIKYIGRYLSRAPIAEYKIVDFYDNKVTFYYESLADDKQRIELTLDAETFLSKLIIHIPPKHFKMIRRFGIYSRNIKSELKIIMKFMRKYVSKYSNSTFYQLEIWKAFGVNPFYCFKCNARMKVKKISYFNIHTGSICWKEYR; encoded by the coding sequence ATGTTTTTCTTCTATGATAGAGACCTTTTAACTAAGCTTGCTTATGCTGTTAATGATGTTTTTAAATATCAATTTCATAACATTAAAGCAAAAAATCAAAGAATTCATAAAATTTCAAAATATTCCTCTAAATACTTTACTAACTCAGATATCATTCATTATGGATTGATTACTGTTATTCATACCTTTGGGCGCGATCTTAAATGGAACCCTCATATTCATGCTATTGTTACTTTAGGTGGATTCAATAAAAACTTCCAATTTCTTGAAAAAAAATATTTTCATGTTAATTCCATTGCTGGACAATGGAAAAAAATGGTTATTGATATTGTTAAATCTGGAAATTATGACAAGCCTGAAATTAAAGCTAAAGCTTATGCTGCTGCTAACTACCTTTATCGCAAAAATACAAGATTCTTTTTCAATGTTGCAAAAAATGATTTAAATAATAATATTTATGCAATTAAATATATTGGCAGATATCTGTCAAGAGCTCCTATCGCAGAATATAAAATTGTTGATTTCTATGATAATAAGGTTACTTTCTATTATGAAAGTCTTGCTGATGATAAACAAAGAATTGAGCTTACTTTAGATGCGGAAACATTTCTTTCCAAATTAATTATTCACATTCCCCCTAAACATTTCAAAATGATTAGGCGCTTTGGAATCTATTCTAGAAATATTAAATCAGAACTTAAAATCATCATGAAATTCATGAGAAAATATGTCTCTAAATATTCCAATTCTACTTTTTATCAACTTGAAATATGGAAAGCTTTTGGAGTAAATCCTTTTTATTGTTTTAAATGTAATGCCAGAATGAAAGTTAAAAAAATATCATATTTTAATATACATACAGGCTCCATTTGCTGGAAAGAATATCGCTAA